The following nucleotide sequence is from Pseudonocardia sp. C8.
GCGGCTCGACCCGGCCACGGCCGCCTACGACGTCCAGCAGGCCTGCGGCACCGGCCTGGAGGCCACGATCGCGGTCGCCAACAAGATCGCTCTCGGGCAGATCGAGTCCGGCGTGGCCGGCGGTGTCGACACCGCCTCCGACGCCCCGATCGCGCTCAACGACGACCTGCGCCGGCTCCTGGTGAAGCTCAACGCGGCGCGGACCACCGTCGACCGGCTGAAGCTGGTCGGCCGGCTGCGTCCGGGCCAGATCGTCCCGGAGATCCCGGAGAACTCCGAGCCGCGCACCGGCCTGTCCATGGGCGAGCACGCGGCCCGGACCGCGCTCGAGTGGGGCATCGGCCGCGCCGAGCAGGACGAGCTGGCCGCGCGCAGCCACCGGAACCTGGCCGCCGCCTACGATCGCGGGTTCTTCGACGACCTCGTCACCCCGTACCTGCGGCTGACCCGGGACGACAACCTGCGGCCCGACTCGTCGGCGGAGAAGCTCGCGAAGCTCAAGCCGGTCTTCGGCAAGGGACCGGACGCGACGATGACGGCCGGCAACTCCACCCCGCTCACCGACGGGGCCGCGGCGGTGCTGCTCGGTTCCGACGAGTGGGCGCAGCAGCACCGGCTCCCGGTGCTCGCGCACGTGGTCGATGCCGAGACCGCGGCGGTGGACTACGTGCACGGTCACGAGGGTCTGCTCACCGCACCGGTGTACGCGGTGCCGCGCCTGCTGGCACGCAACGGCCTGTCGCTGCAGGACTTCGACCTGTACGAGATCCACGAGGCGTTCGCCTCGGTCGTGCTCGTCCAGCGCAAGGCCTGGGAGGACGCGCGGTTCTGCAAGGAGCGCCTCGGCCTCGACACCCCGCTGGGCGCGATCGACGACGACCGGCTCAACGTGGCCGGGTCCTCGCTCGCGGCCGGGCACCCGTTCGCCGCGACCGGGGGGCGGATCGTCGGCACCCTCGCGAAGCTGCTGCGCGAGAAGGCCGACACCGAGGGGCGCGACCAGCGCGGGCTGATCTCGATCTGCGCCGCGGGTGGCCAGGGCGTCGTGGCGATCCTGGAGGCGAAGGCATGAGCAACCGCACTGATCTTCTGGCGACGCTGTCGCACAACCCGATCGCCAAGCAGCTGGGGCTGCCCACGGTGCCGGTGCTGCGCCGGCACCGACCGGGCGACCCGCTGCTGCCCGGGCCGGTCCTGGTCACCGCGGTCGGTGACGGCCGGTTCGCGGAGCCGGTCGCCGCGTTCGTCGAGGAGCACGGCGTCGCCGCGCCCCGGGAACCGGGCGAGGACAAGCTGCACGGCGCCGTCGTCGACCTGTCCGGCGCGCGGACCCTCGCCGACCTCGCCGCCGCACAGCAGATCCTCACCCCCGCGGTGCGCAGGATCGGCCCGTCCGGCCGGCTGCTGCTGATCGGCGCCGAGCCCGGCGAGGCGTCCGGTGCGGAGGCGGCCGCGGTCGCGCAGGCGCTCGACGGGCTGGTCCGTTCGATCGCCAAGGAGCTGCGGTACGGCGCGACGGCGAACCTGCTCATGGTCGCGTCCGGCGTGACGTCCGCTGCGGTCGACTCGTCGCTGCGGTTCTTCCTGTCCGCCCGCTCGGCCTACGTCGACGGGCAGGTCGTGCACGTGACCACGCCCGTCGGGACCCCGCGCGAGCCGGGTGAGATCGACGACCCGGCTGCCGAGGACCGGCCGCTGGCCGGGCGGGTCGCGGTCGTCACCGGGGCGGCGCGCGGCATCGGCGCCGCCATCGCCGACACCCTGTCCCGGGACGGCGCGACGATCGTCGCCGTCGACGTCCCGGCCGCCGGCGAGGGCCTGGCGAGGACCGCCAACCGCACCGGCGGCACCGCGCTGCAGCTCGACATCACCGCCGCCGACGCGGCGGACCGGCTGCTCACCCACCTGTCCGACCGGCACGGCGGGGTCGACCTCGTCGTCCACAACGCCGGCATCACCCGGGACAAGCTGCTCGCCAACATGAGCCCGGAGCGGTGGGACGCCGTGCTGGCGGTGAACCTCGGCGCCCAGCTGACGATCAACGAGGCGCTGCTCGGCGACGGCTCCCCGCTCCGCGACGACGGGCGGGTCGTCTGCGTGTCGTCCCAGTCCGGCATCGCCGGCAACCGCGGCCAGACCAACTACGCCGCGTCCAAGGCCGGTGTGATCGGGATGGTCCGCGCGCTCGCCCCGCGGTTCGCCGGGCGCGGCGCGACGATCAACGCCGTCGCCCCGGGGTTCATCGAGACCGAGATGACCGCCACGATGCCGCTCGCGACCCGCGAGGCCGGCCGCCGGGTCAACTCGCTCAAGCAGGGCGGGCTGCCGGTGGACGTCGCCGAGGCCATCGGCTGGCTCGGCCGCGCCGAGTCCGGCGGGCTGAACGGCCAGGTCGTGCGGGTCTGCGGCCAGTCGATGCTGGGGGCCTGACATGACGGTCACGGAGCTGTCCGGGCCGCCGTCGCTGGGCCCGCTCTACGCCTCGGCGGCGCTGCGGGCGGCGCTGCCGGGGCGGGCGACGACGCTGCCGGACACCCGGCTGGTCCGCCACGGGGTCACGGTCGACCCGGCCCACCTCGCCGGCTACGCCCGGGTCTGCGGGTTCCGGGTCGGCGACGCGCTGCCGGTGACCTACCCGCACGTGCTGACGTTCCCGCTGCAGGTCGTGCTGATGGCCGGCCGGTCGTTCCCGCTGCCGCTGCCCGGGATGGTGCATCTCGCCAACCGGATCACCGTGCACCGGGCGATCGCGCCCTCCGAGACCCTGGACGTGCAGGTGCACGCCGAACGGTTCACCCCGCACCCCAAGGGAGCCCAGGTGGATCTCGTCGGTGTCGTGTCCGCGGCCGGCGAGCCGGTGTGGGAGGGGCGCAGCACCTACCTGTCCCGGGGCGCGACGGCACCCGGCGGGGCGGCCGCCGAGGACGTCGCGGAGCCGGTCACCCCGACCGGGCCGGCCGGGGCGCTGTGGCGGGTCCCGGCCGACATCGGGCGCCGCTACGCCGCCGTGTCCGGGGACGTGAACCCCATCCACCTGCACCCGCTCACCGCGCGGGCGATGGGCTTCCCGCGGGCGATCGCGCACGGCATGTGGACGGCCGCGCACGCCGCCGCCGCGCTGGCGGGCCGGGTCCCGGACGCCGTCACCTACGACGTCGTGTTCCGCAAGCCGGTGCTGCTGCCGTCGACCACGGAGCTCGTCACGGAGCGGGACCCGGAGGGCACCTGGCGGCTCGCCGTCCGCAGCGCCCGGAACCCGGAGAAGGTCCACCTGGTCGGTCGCCTCTCCTGATCCACACGCCCGGCCGGGCGGGGCCACTCGCCCGGCCGGGTGATTCTGGATCGGTCCACAGGCCGGTACAGCAACGTTTTCCCGGTGACCGACGTCCATCTCTACGTCCACCATTCTTCACCTGAGGACGGGGAGGAGGTCACCGTGAACACCGACGAGATCACCCGCAGCGCCGAGATCGAGGACGGCGAGGACGAGGCGAACATCGTCCGCGGCCTCGACTAGCCGAACCGCGAGCCGGTCACAGCCCGCCCGGCGGTGGTGGAACCCACCGCGCCCACGGGCGGCACGGGGTGCGCGCAGACCCTCGATCAGGAGCTGCGCCGCCCGCCGACCGCGGTCGGCGAACACTAGGCTCGGCCACCATGCTGGTCGAGCGCATGCGCCCGTTCACGTCCACGATCTTCACCGAGATCTCCCGCCTCGCGGTCGAGACCGGTGCGATCAACCTCGGCCAGGGATTCCCGGACACCGACGGCCCCGCGTCCCTGCTCGCCGACGCCGCCGCCAACATCACCGAACGCGGCGCCAACCAGTACCCGCCCGGCCCGGGCGTGCCCGCGCTGCGGCAGGCCGTCGCCGACCACCAGCGCCGCTTCTACGGCCTCACGGTGGACCCGGCCGACGTCGTGGTCACCACCGGCGCCACCGAGGCGATCGCCGCCACCCTGCTGGGCCTGTGCGGCCCCGGGGACGAGGTCGTCGCCTTCGAGCCGACCTACGACTCCTACGCCGCGTCCGTGGCGCTCGCGGGCGCCACCCTGAAGCCGGTCCCGCTGCGTCCGCCGCACTTCGGGTTCGACGACGCCGAGCTGGCCGCCGCGTTCTCCGAGCGCACCCGGGTGGTGCTGGTCAACACCCCGCACAACCCGACCGGAGCGGTGTTCAGCCCCGACCGGCTGACCCGGATCGGGGAGCTCGCGGCCGCCCACGACGCCGTCGTCGTCACCGACGAGGTGTACGAGCACATGACCTTCGACGGCGCCGCCCACGTCCCGATGGCCACCCTGCCCGGCCTCGCCGACCGCACGCTGACCATCTCCTCGGCCGGCAAGACCTTCTCGGTCACCGGCTGGAAGGTCGGCTGGGTGCACGGCCCGCCGGAGCTGGTCGCCGCCCCGCGGGCGGTGAAGCAGTTCCTCACCTTCCACGGCGGCGCCCCGCTGCAGCCGGCCGTGGCGAACGCGCTCGCGCTCGACGACGGGTTCTACTCCGGGATCGTCACCGACCTGACCCGCAAGCGGGACCTGCTCGCCGGCGGGCTGCGGGCCGCCGGGTTCGACGTCCTCACCCCGCGCGGCACCTACTTCGTGGTCGCCGATCCCCGCCCGCTCGGCTTCGACGACGGCGTCGACCTCGCCTGGAAGCTGCCCGAGCTGTGCGGTGTCGCGGCCGTGCCGGTGTCGGTGTTCTGCTCCTCCGAGGCGGGCGCGGCCGCCGTGCGGCCGCTGGTGCGGTTCGCGTTCTGCAAGCGCGACGAGGTGCTCGTCGAGGCGGGTGAACGGCTGGCCGGGCTGCGCGGACGCGCTGCGTGAGCAGAGCCCGCCCCGTGCGGGTCACCCTTTCGGCCTAGGATCCGGCCATGACGGATCAGCGCCCGGCCCGGCCGGGACGCCCGGTCGTCGGCCTACCGGTCCGCGCCCTGCTCACGCTCGTGGTGGTCGGGGCGAACCTCGCCGGCGCCGCGGTCGTGCTGGTGATCGCGGCGTTCGTGCTGCCCCGCGAGCAGTTGCTCGACGTCGTCGAGATCCGGCTGGTCAACCTGGCCGTCCTGGGTATCTACCTGGCCGTGGCGATCCCGCTCGGCATCGGGTTCGGCCGGCGCAAGCTGACCGTGCGCCGCTCGGCCCGCGACGTGGAGCAGGCGGAGCGGCACCTGGTGCTGGCCGCACCGGGCCGGATCAGCCGGATGATCGTCGTGCTGTGGTTCCTGGCCGCGGGCGTGTTCGCGGTCCTCAACCTGCGCTACTCCGGCCGGCTGGCGTTCTCGGTGGCGGCCACGGTCGCGATCGGCGGCGTCACCACGTGTGCGTTGTCCTACCTGCTGGTCGAGCGGATGTTGCGGGGCGCGGCGGCCCGGGTGATGTCCGGTCGGCCGCCGCGGCGGCACCGCGTGGTGACCGGGGTGATGCTCCGCTCGGTCGGGTTCTGGGCGCTCGGCACCGCGGTCCCGGTGGCCGGGGTGATGCTGGCCGGGCTGGTCACCCTGGTCCACGGCGACGCCTCGCCCACCCAGCTGGCCGTCACCATGCTGGCGCTCGGCGGGACGGCGATCGGGACCGGCCTGCTCACCACGGTCGGGGCCGCCCGCGCCATCGCCGACCCGGTGCTGACGGTGCGCCGGGCACTGGCCCGGGTACAGGACGGCGACCTCGACGTGCGCGTCCCCGTCTACGACAACACCGAGCTCGGGCAGCTGCAGGCCGGCACGAACAGCATGGTCGAGGGGCTGCGGGAGCGGGAACGGATCCGGGACCTGTTCGGCCGGCACGTCGGCCGCGACGTCGCCGAGGTCGCCGCCGCCCGCCCGGACGAGATCCGGCTCGGCGGCGAGGTGCGGCCGGTCGCCGTGCTGTTCGTCGATCTCGTCGGGTCGACGGCAATGGCGGCGCGCCGTCCCCCGGAGGAGGTCGTCACGGTCCTCAACCGCTTCTTCGGCGTGGTCGTCGAGTGCGTGGAGCGATGCGGCGGGTGGATCAACAAGTTCGAGGGTGACGCCGCGCTGGCCGTCTTCGGTGCCCCGCAGGACCTCGACGACGCCCCCGGCGCCGCGCTGGCCGCCGCCCGCAGGCTCGGTGAGCGCCTCACTGCCGAGATGCCGGAGATCGAGGCCGGGATCGGCGTCTCGGCCGGGGACGCCGTCGCGGGCAACGTCGGCGACCCGCGCCGGTTCGAGTACACGGTGATCGGGGACCCGGTGAACGAGGCCGCCCGGCTGACCGAGCTGGCCAAGTCGGTGCCCGGCGGGGTGGTGGCGTCCGCTCGCACGGTCGGGGCGGCCGGGCGCGAGGCCCGGCACTGGCGGCCCGCCGACGAGGTCGTCCTGCGCGGCCGGGACGAACCGACCGCCACCTGCGTCCCGGACCGCCGGACCCGTGACCGTGACCCCGGCGTGGGGCAGGATCCCTCCCATGAGCAGCGCCGCCACGACGTTCAGCGAACGGACGACGACCACGATCACGCGGGCCCGACGCCACTCGATCGGTGACCTGCTGCACCGGACGGCGCGCCGCGACCCGGACAAGCTCGCCGTCGTCGACGGGGTCACCCGGTGGACCTTCGCCGAGTTCGACGCGGCCGTGAACCGCTGCGCGGCCGCGCTGGCCGGGCAGGGCCTGACCAAGGGCGACCGGCTGGCCCTGCTGTCGCACAACTGCCACCAGTTCGGGGCGCTGGCATTCGCCACCGCGCGGCTCGGCGTCGTCCTGGTGCCGGTGAACTTCATGCTCGGCCCCGACGAGATCGCCTACATCCTCGACCACTCGGGGGCGAAGGCGCTGGTCACCGAGGACGCGCTGGCACCCACCGCGGAGAAGGCGATCGCCCGGTCATCCGCCCCGGTGGCGGTGCGCGCCCGGATCGGGGGCCGGGGACCCGCGGGCGACTGGGCGGACGCCGACGCCTGGATCGCCGGCGACGACGACCCGGGCCCGCCGGACGTGCACGTCGGCGACGACGACCCGGGCCCGCCGGACGTGCACGTCGGCGACGACGACCCGCTGCGCCTCATGTACACCTCGGGCACCGAGTCCCGGCCCAAGGGCGTCATGCTGTCGTCCCGCTCGCTGATCACCCAGTACACGAGCTGCATCGTCGACGGCGGGATGACCCGCGACGACGTCGAACTGCACTCGCTGCCGATGTACCACTGCGCGCAGCTGGACTGCTTCTTCTCCGTCGACGTGTACCTGGGCGCGACCAGCATCATCCTGCCCGGCCCGGACCCGGCGACGCTGCTGGCGACGATCGCGGCCGAGCGGGTCACCAAGCTGTTCTGCCCGCCCACGGTGTGGATCTCGCTGCTGCGGCACCCGGACTTCGACACGACCGACCTGTCGTCGCTGCGCAAGGGGTACTACGGCGCGGCCGCGATGCCGGTCGAGGTGTTGCAGGAGCTGTCGCGCCGGCTGCCGGAGGTGCGGCTGTGGAACTTCTACGGCCAGACCGAGATGGCGCCGCTGGCCACCATCCTGCGGCCCGAGGAGCAGCTGGAGCGCGCCGGCTCGGCCGGCCGGGCCTGCCTCAACGTCGAGACCCGGGTGGTCGGCGACGACGGGGCCGAGCTGCCGGCCGGCGAGGTCGGCGAGATCGTCCACCGGTCCCCGCACGCCACGCTCGGGTACTACGGCGACGAGGAGAAGACCGCGGAGGCGTTCGCGGGCGGCTGGTTCCACTCCGGGGACCTGGGCGTGATGACCGCCGACGGCTACCTGTCGGTCGTCGACCGCAAGAAGGACATGATCAAGACCGGTGGGGAGAACGTCGCGTCCCGGGAGGTCGAGGAGGCCCTCTACCTGCTCGACGGCGTCGCCGAGGTCGCGGTGTTCGGCGTCAGCCACCCGCACTGGATCGAGGCCGTGACCGCGGTCGTCGTCCCGAAGGACGGCGTGACGCTCACCGAGGAGCAGGTGCACGCGCACGCCCGGGAGCGGCTGGCCGGCTACAAGCGGCCCAAGTACGTCGTGTTCGCCGACGCCCTGCCGAAGAACCCCAGCGGGAAGATCCTCAAGCGGGAGCTGCGGGCGGAGCACGCCGACATCGCGAAGAACGGGTGAGATCCGTCCCGGCCGGTCAAGGGGCCACGGTGTCCGACTTTGGGACACCAGCGGCAGCGGTGCGGTGATCTAGCGTCGGCGGCGTCCCCGATCAGTGCCGACCAGGGAGGCCAGCGCCATGACCGGAGCCGCCACCACCGAACGCAGCCGGTCCGCGACCGGCGACGCCGGCCACGTCGACGTCCTCATCGTCGGTGCGGGGGTGTCCGGCATCGGCACCGCCCACCACCTGCGCGCGCGGTTCCCGGACCGCAGCTTCCTGATCCTGGAGGCCAAGGAGGCCCGCGGGGGCACGTGGTGGACGCACCGGTTCCCGGGCGCGCGCTCGGACAGCGACCTGTTCACCTACGGCTACCGGCACAAGCCGTGGCGGGGCCCGTCGATCGCGGCCGGCGACAAGATCCTGGAGTACCTCGACGAGGTCATCGACGAGGACGGCCTGGCCGACCACATCCGCTACCGGCACGAGGTCACGGCGCTGGAGTGGTCGTCCGACGACCACCGGTGGACGGCGCAGGTCACCCGCACCGACACCGGCGAGCAGCTCCGGTTCACCGCCGACTTCCTGTGGATGTGCCAGGGCTACTACAACCACGACGAGCCGTACACGCCCGAGTGGCCGGGCACGGAGCGCTTCGAGGGCCGGATGGTGCACCCGCAGGCGTGGCCGGACGACCTCGACCACGCCGGCAAGCGCGTGCTGGTCATCGGGTCGGGGGCGACGGCGGCGACCGTGGTGCCGGCGATGGCCGAGACCGCGGCGCACGTGACGATGCTGCAGCGCTCGCCGTCGTACTGGTTCCCGGCGCCGACGGTGCACGAGCTGGCCACGATGCTGGAACCGCTCGACCTGCCCGACGAGTGGGTGCACGAGATCCTGCGCCGCACCTACGTCCAGCAGCTCGACTGGCTGGCCACCACCGGGCTCGAGGACCCCGAGCAGCTGCACCAGTTCCTGATCGAGACGATCCGGCCGCTGCTGCCCGAGGGCACCGACGTCGAGAAGCACTTCACGCCCCGCTACCGGCCCTGGCAGCAGCGGATCGCGTTCGTGCCGGACGGAGACTTCTTCGCGGCCATGCGCGAGGGGAAGGCCTCGGTCGTCACCGACGAGATCGCCGAGTTCACCGAGAAGGGCGTGCAGCTGTCGTCGGGCGAGGTGATCGAGGCCGACATCGTGGTCACCGCGACCGGGTTCAACCTGGCCCCGTTCGGGGACATCCCGTTCCGGACGGACGGCGAGCCGGTCGACTTCAGCCGGCGGGTCACCTGGCGCGGGCTCATGATCAGCGGAGTGCCGAACATGGCGTACGCCTTCGGCTACTTCCGGCACAGCTGGACACTGCGCGTGGACCTGGTCAACGACGTCGTCGGGCGGATCCTCGAGCACATGGCCGAGCAGGGCGCGACGACGGTCGTGCCGCAGCTCCGCCCCGGGGACGCGGACATGCCGCTGCTGCCCTGGAGCGACCCGGAGAACTTCAACCCCGGCTACGTGATGCGCTCGCAGGACCGCATGTTCAAGCAGGGCGACCGGGATCCCTGGACCCACATGCACGAGCACGACCACGACCGCCGGGTGCTTCCGGAGGCCGACATCACCGACGGGCTCGCCTACGGCCCGTGAACACTTCGGAGGGTTCCCGCCCTCCTACCCACTCACGACGTCCACTCACCACGCACCGATGAGGAGTCCCCGTGCCCCAGACGTCCGTCCGCACCGGAGTCACGCTGAACTACGAGATCAGCGGCAGCGGCGACCCGCTGCTGCTGATCATGGGAACGTCCGGCTCGATCCCGCTGTGGGGCGAGATGGTCTCCCGCCTCGCCGAGAACCACCAGGTCATCGCGTTCGACAACCGCGGCCTCGGCGGCAGCGAGCGCGGCACCGGCCCGATCAGCGTGGCCTCGCTGGCCGAGGACGCGTCCGCCCTGCTGGAGGCGCTCGAGATCCCCCGCGCGCACGTGCTGGGCTGGTCGCTCGGCTCCGCGATCGCCCAGGAGCTCGCGCTGGCCCACCCGGAGCAGGTCGCCTCGGCGATCCTGTACGCCACCTGGGGCCGCTGCGACGGGTTCCAGCGGTCCGTGCTCACCGCGCTCCGGCTGCCCTACGTGCACCGGGACATGGAGTCCGCGCTGGCGGTGGCCGGGATCGCGTTCTCCCCGGAGCTGCTCGACCGCCCCGACTTCGGCGAGCTGCTCGAACCGATGCTGCCCGCCTTCCCGCAGAACGAGGCGCAGATGCAGGTCACCGTCGAGCAGTGGGACGCCGACCTCGCCCTCGACACCCTGGACCGGCTCGGCGGGATCACCGCGCCGACCCTGGTCGTGGTGGGCGAGCAGGACCTGCTGACGCCGCCGTGGCAGGCGAAGAAGGTCGCGGACGCGATCCCCGGCGCGCGCTACGAGCTCGTCACCGGGCCCGGCTCGAGCCACGGCCTGCACATCGAGCGGCCCGAGGACCTGACCAAGTTGGTGGCCGACTTCGTCGGCTCGTGAGTGGTTAACAGGGTCCTGGCCCTGTTAACCACTCACGGGCGGCGCAGCCGCCGATGAAGGAACGCGTACGCCAGCGCGGCCATCCGGGCCGCCTGGGCGTTGTCCGCGGCGCCGCCGTGGCCGCCCTCGACGTTCTCGTAGTAGGTGACGTCGTGGCCGGCCTCGGCGAGCGCCGCCGCGAACTTGCGCGCGTGCCCGGGGTGGACCCGGTCGTCCCGGGTGGACGTCAGCAGGATGACCGGCGGGTAGTCGGCGGACCCGTCGATCAGGTGGTACGGCGAGAAGGTCCGGATGAACTCCCAGTCCTCGGTGTCCGGGTCGCCGTACTCGGCGACCCAGGACGCGCCGGCGAGCAGGTGGCTGTAGCGCTTCATGTCCAGCAGCGGCACCTGGATCACGACCGCTCCGAACAGCTCCGGGTGGCGGACCAGCATGTTCCCGGCCATCAGGCCGCCGTTGCTGCCGCCCTGCACGGCGAGCCGCGCCGGCGAGGTGATCCCGCGGTCCACCAGGTCGCGGGCGACGGCGGCCATGTCCTCGTAGGCGCGCGGCCGGTTCTCCCGCAGCGCGGCGCGGTGCCAGCGGGGGCCGTACTCGCCGCCGCCGCGGAGGTTCGCGACGGCGTACACGCCGCCGCGTTCCAGCCAGGACCGGCCGATCCCCCCGGAGTAGGCGGGGGTCAGCGCGATCTCGAAGCCGCCGTAGCCGTAGAGCAGGGTGGGGGCGGTGCCGTCGAGGTCGAGATCCTTCGGCCGGACCAGGAAGTACGGGACGCGGGTGCCGTCGTCGCTGGTCACGAAGTGCTGCTCGATCACGTGCCCGGACGCGTCGAAGAACGCGGGTGAGCTCTTCAGCACCTCCGGCTGCTCCCCGACCGTCGCGATCGCCAGCGTCGACGGCGTGAGGTAGTCGGTGACGGTGAGCCAGACGTCGTCGCAGGTGTCGGCGTCCACGGCGGACACCGAGACGCTGCCGAACTCCGGTGCCCCGGTGAACGGCGCGCGGGACCAGCCGTCGTCGCCGGGGGTGAGGACGGACAGCCTGTTGACGACGTCGTCGAGCACGTTCAGCACGAGGTGGCGCCGGGTCCAGGTGTAGCCGGCGAGCGACGACGACGCGGTCGGCGCGAACAGCACCTCCCAGCTCGGGGTGCCGGCCATGACGTCGTCGAACCGGGCGGCGAGCAGCGCCCCGGCGCCGAACCGCCCCCAGTCCTCGCGCAGCTCCAGGACCAGCCACTCGCGCTCGACGTCGGCGATCGCCGAGTCCGGGACCGGCACCTTGCGCAGCATGTCGCCCTCGACCAGGAACAGCTCGTCGGCGTAGAAGTCGATCGCGCGCCGCACGAAGTCGCGCTCGTAGCCGGGGGTCTGGTCGCGGAACGCCGACACGGACAGGTCCTCGACCGTGCCCTCGAACACGACCGGGGCCTCGGCGAGCGGGGTTCCGCGCCGCCACCGGTGGGCGATCCGCGGGTAGCCGGAGCTCGTCGTCGTCCCCTCACCGAGGTCGGTGGAGACCCACAGGGTGTCCCGGTCGATCCAGCCGGCGCCGCCCTTGCCCTCGGGCCGGAAGAAGCCGTCCGGCACCCAGTCCCCGGTCGTGACGTCGAACTCGCGGGTGACGTCGGCGTCGGCGCCGCCGCGGGACAGGTCGACCAGGGCCCGGTCCAGGTCGGGGCGCAGGAACCGGGCACCGTGCCACACCCAGTTCTCGCCCTCGGCCGCGTTGAGCGCGTCGAGGTCGAGCAGCACCTCCCACTCCGGGCGTTCCTTGCGGTACTCCTCGGGTGTCGTGCGCCGCCACAGGCCGCGCGGGTTCCGCTCGTCGGTCCAGAAGTTGTAGTAGTACCCGCCGCGTGCGGTGACCCACGGGATGCGCGCGTCCGAGTCCAGCACCTCGCGCAGGCCCGACTCCAGCTCGGTGAACAGCGGGGTCCCGGTCAGCTGCTCCTCGGTGCGGGCGTTGCGCTCGGTCACCCACCGCAGGGCGTCGCTGCCGGTGACGTCCTCGAGCCAGGCGTGCGGGTCGTTCGTCATGCCCCCGATCATGACTCAGATCCGGTGGTCGGTGTCCCGGGTGTCGGTGATGAGCATCTGTCCGGGCTCGTGGGTGATCGCCAGCGGCAGCCGGGACTCCAGCACGGCGGCCTGCGGGGTGACCCCGCAGGCCCAGAACACCGGCACCTCGCCCTCGGCCATCGGGACCGGGTCGCCGTAGTCGGGCCGGTCCAGGTCGGCGATCCCCAGGGCCGCCGGGTCCCCGGTGTGGACCGGGGCGCCGTGCACGGCCGGGTACCGCGCGGTGACCGCGACCGCGGTGTCGACGAGCTCGGCCGGGACCGGGCGCATCGACACGACCAGCGGCCCGGACATCCGCCCGGCGG
It contains:
- a CDS encoding prolyl oligopeptidase family protein, which translates into the protein MTNDPHAWLEDVTGSDALRWVTERNARTEEQLTGTPLFTELESGLREVLDSDARIPWVTARGGYYYNFWTDERNPRGLWRRTTPEEYRKERPEWEVLLDLDALNAAEGENWVWHGARFLRPDLDRALVDLSRGGADADVTREFDVTTGDWVPDGFFRPEGKGGAGWIDRDTLWVSTDLGEGTTTSSGYPRIAHRWRRGTPLAEAPVVFEGTVEDLSVSAFRDQTPGYERDFVRRAIDFYADELFLVEGDMLRKVPVPDSAIADVEREWLVLELREDWGRFGAGALLAARFDDVMAGTPSWEVLFAPTASSSLAGYTWTRRHLVLNVLDDVVNRLSVLTPGDDGWSRAPFTGAPEFGSVSVSAVDADTCDDVWLTVTDYLTPSTLAIATVGEQPEVLKSSPAFFDASGHVIEQHFVTSDDGTRVPYFLVRPKDLDLDGTAPTLLYGYGGFEIALTPAYSGGIGRSWLERGGVYAVANLRGGGEYGPRWHRAALRENRPRAYEDMAAVARDLVDRGITSPARLAVQGGSNGGLMAGNMLVRHPELFGAVVIQVPLLDMKRYSHLLAGASWVAEYGDPDTEDWEFIRTFSPYHLIDGSADYPPVILLTSTRDDRVHPGHARKFAAALAEAGHDVTYYENVEGGHGGAADNAQAARMAALAYAFLHRRLRRP
- a CDS encoding alpha/beta fold hydrolase — encoded protein: MPQTSVRTGVTLNYEISGSGDPLLLIMGTSGSIPLWGEMVSRLAENHQVIAFDNRGLGGSERGTGPISVASLAEDASALLEALEIPRAHVLGWSLGSAIAQELALAHPEQVASAILYATWGRCDGFQRSVLTALRLPYVHRDMESALAVAGIAFSPELLDRPDFGELLEPMLPAFPQNEAQMQVTVEQWDADLALDTLDRLGGITAPTLVVVGEQDLLTPPWQAKKVADAIPGARYELVTGPGSSHGLHIERPEDLTKLVADFVGS
- a CDS encoding NAD(P)/FAD-dependent oxidoreductase — its product is MTGAATTERSRSATGDAGHVDVLIVGAGVSGIGTAHHLRARFPDRSFLILEAKEARGGTWWTHRFPGARSDSDLFTYGYRHKPWRGPSIAAGDKILEYLDEVIDEDGLADHIRYRHEVTALEWSSDDHRWTAQVTRTDTGEQLRFTADFLWMCQGYYNHDEPYTPEWPGTERFEGRMVHPQAWPDDLDHAGKRVLVIGSGATAATVVPAMAETAAHVTMLQRSPSYWFPAPTVHELATMLEPLDLPDEWVHEILRRTYVQQLDWLATTGLEDPEQLHQFLIETIRPLLPEGTDVEKHFTPRYRPWQQRIAFVPDGDFFAAMREGKASVVTDEIAEFTEKGVQLSSGEVIEADIVVTATGFNLAPFGDIPFRTDGEPVDFSRRVTWRGLMISGVPNMAYAFGYFRHSWTLRVDLVNDVVGRILEHMAEQGATTVVPQLRPGDADMPLLPWSDPENFNPGYVMRSQDRMFKQGDRDPWTHMHEHDHDRRVLPEADITDGLAYGP